Proteins encoded together in one Bradyrhizobium sp. CB82 window:
- a CDS encoding acyl-CoA synthetase, producing the protein MAGIHALDRIIGEDYPELATDEQVRTLERVPYAERIAAESTYDAIRLGAARNPDAPAIQFLPNADPADAPLVISHRDFVARVTQAANMFHALGAGKDDVISFMLPLLPDAFVTLFGAEATGIANPVNPLLEPHQIAEILEAANTTILVTLGPMPGTDIWQKVEQIRPSLKRLKAIVQVGGGDPANGIFAFNDLMKQQPADRLVSGRKIPGSDIAAYFHTGGTTGTPKLVRHTHANQVYQAWALNLLLKSKPGGNLLFGMPLFHVGGSLTQVLTTLAGGGCLVVLSPSGWRNPNAVKNIWRLVERFKPEALSSVPTVLAATLAVPPGGADISSLKFAAGGGSAIPVAVGSAIQDKLKLPVVEVYGMTETSSVHTMAYPDRPIRLGSVGLPMPYARVRIVKLDVEGRLERDCAVDEIGVVIMAGPGVFGGYLNDAHNEGAFVDEIWVNSGDLGRLDADGHLWITGRAKDLVIRGGHNIDPAPIEEIMFQHPAVGFAAVVGQPDAYAGELPVGYVQLKPGAKIEPGELETWVRERTPERAAVPVQIIPIDPMPVTGVGKVFKPQLRWDAAQRVFTKVLTSLTEKGIDCKVKVGAHGSHGSIATVTIAGVPEGKREGVAGEVHRLLDPFVMRHEVVYA; encoded by the coding sequence ATGGCGGGCATTCACGCGCTCGATCGGATCATCGGCGAGGACTATCCGGAATTGGCCACGGACGAGCAGGTCCGGACGCTGGAGCGGGTGCCTTACGCCGAGCGTATCGCGGCCGAAAGCACCTATGATGCGATCAGGCTCGGGGCGGCCCGGAATCCCGATGCGCCGGCAATCCAGTTCCTGCCCAATGCCGATCCCGCTGATGCGCCGCTGGTCATCTCTCACCGGGATTTCGTCGCGCGCGTCACGCAGGCCGCCAACATGTTTCACGCGCTGGGAGCAGGCAAAGACGACGTCATCAGCTTCATGCTGCCGCTCCTGCCCGATGCTTTCGTGACGCTGTTCGGCGCGGAGGCCACGGGCATCGCCAATCCCGTCAATCCGCTGCTGGAGCCGCATCAGATCGCGGAGATCCTGGAGGCCGCCAACACCACGATCCTGGTCACGCTCGGCCCGATGCCCGGCACCGATATCTGGCAAAAGGTCGAGCAGATCCGCCCGTCATTGAAACGCCTCAAGGCGATCGTGCAGGTCGGCGGCGGCGATCCCGCGAACGGCATCTTCGCGTTCAACGATCTCATGAAGCAGCAGCCGGCGGACCGGCTCGTCAGCGGTCGCAAGATTCCCGGCAGCGATATCGCGGCCTATTTCCATACCGGCGGCACCACCGGAACGCCAAAGCTCGTGCGTCACACCCATGCCAATCAGGTCTATCAGGCCTGGGCTCTCAACCTGCTCCTGAAGTCGAAGCCCGGCGGCAATCTCCTGTTCGGCATGCCGCTGTTTCACGTCGGGGGCTCGCTGACGCAGGTGCTGACGACGCTCGCGGGCGGTGGCTGCCTCGTGGTGCTGTCGCCGTCCGGCTGGCGCAATCCCAATGCGGTGAAGAACATCTGGCGGCTGGTCGAACGCTTCAAGCCGGAGGCGCTGTCGAGCGTGCCGACCGTGCTTGCGGCGACGCTCGCGGTGCCGCCGGGTGGTGCCGACATTTCGAGCCTGAAATTTGCCGCCGGCGGCGGCTCGGCGATCCCGGTCGCGGTCGGCTCGGCGATCCAGGACAAGCTGAAGCTGCCGGTGGTCGAGGTCTACGGCATGACCGAGACCTCGAGCGTGCACACCATGGCCTATCCGGACCGCCCCATCCGCCTCGGCTCGGTCGGCCTGCCGATGCCTTACGCCCGCGTGCGCATCGTCAAGCTCGACGTTGAGGGGCGGCTCGAGCGCGACTGCGCCGTGGACGAGATCGGCGTCGTGATTATGGCCGGGCCCGGCGTATTCGGCGGCTATCTCAACGATGCCCATAACGAGGGCGCGTTCGTCGACGAGATCTGGGTCAACTCTGGCGATCTCGGCCGCCTCGATGCGGACGGCCATCTATGGATCACCGGCCGCGCCAAGGATCTTGTGATCCGCGGCGGCCACAACATCGATCCCGCACCGATCGAGGAGATCATGTTCCAGCATCCGGCCGTCGGCTTTGCCGCCGTGGTCGGCCAACCCGACGCCTATGCCGGCGAACTCCCCGTCGGCTATGTGCAGTTGAAACCCGGTGCCAAGATCGAGCCGGGCGAGCTCGAGACCTGGGTGCGCGAACGCACGCCCGAGCGCGCCGCCGTGCCCGTGCAGATCATTCCGATCGATCCCATGCCCGTCACCGGCGTCGGCAAGGTGTTCAAGCCGCAATTGCGCTGGGATGCGGCCCAGCGTGTGTTCACGAAGGTGCTCACCTCGCTCACCGAGAAAGGCATCGACTGCAAGGTGAAGGTCGGCGCGCATGGCAGCCACGGTTCGATCGCGACGGTGACCATCGCGGGCGTGCCGGAAGGCAAGCGCGAAGGGGTCGCAGGCGAGGTGCACAGGCTGCTCGATCCGTTCGTGATGCGGCATGAGGTGGTGTACGCCTAG
- a CDS encoding DUF899 family protein gives MEHLRYPNESGEYRAARNALLEEEMALRAQIEAVAAKRRALPLGGEVPEDYLFERIGKNSMPEKVRMSELFGPSNTLILYSFMYGPERALPCPGCTHLLDGLDGTARHVGQRAAMYIVAKSPIARLVAWAHERGWNHLLLLSTAGNSYDADYFGDTSKLSAGMRGQHRVPDNENWDETIFNVFKKSDGAIRHSWGSEMAYAPSAPNQHHRAGDLVDPLWGLLDMTPEGRGDFFPKVNYD, from the coding sequence ATGGAGCATCTTCGCTATCCCAATGAAAGCGGCGAATATCGTGCGGCTCGAAACGCGCTTCTCGAGGAGGAGATGGCGCTCCGTGCACAGATCGAGGCCGTCGCGGCCAAACGTCGCGCGCTGCCGCTCGGCGGCGAAGTGCCCGAGGACTACCTGTTCGAGCGGATCGGTAAGAACAGCATGCCGGAAAAGGTGAGGATGTCCGAGCTGTTCGGGCCGAGCAACACGCTTATCCTCTACAGCTTCATGTACGGACCCGAACGCGCGCTGCCATGTCCGGGTTGCACGCATCTGCTCGATGGTCTCGATGGTACGGCAAGGCATGTCGGCCAGCGCGCCGCGATGTATATCGTCGCCAAATCGCCGATAGCGCGCCTTGTGGCCTGGGCTCACGAGCGCGGCTGGAATCACCTGCTGCTGCTCTCGACGGCCGGCAATTCCTACGACGCCGATTATTTCGGCGATACCTCGAAGCTGTCCGCGGGCATGCGTGGCCAGCACCGCGTGCCGGACAACGAGAACTGGGACGAGACGATCTTCAACGTGTTCAAGAAAAGCGACGGAGCGATCAGACACAGTTGGGGCTCCGAGATGGCCTATGCGCCGTCCGCGCCAAATCAGCACCACCGTGCCGGTGATCTCGTCGACCCGCTGTGGGGCCTCCTGGACATGACCCCGGAAGGCCGCGGCGATTTCTTTCCCAAGGTGAACTACGACTAA
- a CDS encoding response regulator: protein MSTSPATIYVIDDDEQIRTLLGNLCHDAGLEVKLFGSTDEFSAEQLSNGPSCLVLDVRFPGTSPTGLDLQRTLADSGVPVPIVFISGHSDIRVSVEAMKRGAVEFLPKPFREQEFLDAVRLGVERDRRRLEREHVVREARRRFEELTVRERDILLLMAEGLVAKQIAARLNVSEVTVKVHRARMMRKLQMRSPIEVVRLVDSIRPDVATMRQRAGASNGAEVTRGI from the coding sequence ATGAGTACGAGCCCGGCAACGATTTATGTGATTGACGATGATGAGCAAATAAGGACATTGCTTGGAAATCTCTGCCATGACGCCGGACTTGAAGTGAAGCTGTTCGGTTCGACAGACGAGTTCTCGGCGGAGCAACTCTCCAATGGCCCATCGTGCCTGGTGCTCGACGTTCGCTTTCCTGGGACCTCGCCGACCGGGCTCGATCTGCAGCGAACGCTGGCCGACTCCGGGGTCCCGGTTCCGATCGTGTTCATCAGCGGTCATTCCGATATCCGCGTCTCCGTGGAGGCGATGAAGCGCGGAGCGGTGGAATTTCTGCCCAAGCCGTTTCGCGAGCAGGAGTTTCTCGACGCGGTGCGGCTCGGCGTGGAGCGCGACCGCAGGCGGCTGGAGCGCGAGCACGTCGTGCGCGAAGCTCGGCGGCGCTTCGAGGAGCTGACGGTGCGCGAACGCGACATATTGCTGCTGATGGCGGAGGGACTCGTCGCCAAGCAGATCGCGGCCAGGCTGAATGTCAGCGAAGTGACGGTGAAGGTGCACCGCGCGCGCATGATGCGGAAGCTGCAGATGCGCTCGCCGATCGAGGTTGTGAGGCTCGTCGACAGCATCAGGCCGGACGTTGCGACGATGCGTCAGCGCGCCGGTGCATCGAACGGAGCCGAAGTCACGCGCGGCATCTAG
- a CDS encoding ABC transporter permease, which yields MTAYQALQTALHALRLNPLRSILTILGIVIGVASIVTVFAIGKGAQLRVEEQIRSIGSNVLMIMPGAVQQGAVRMKAGTKLTMTEGDVQAILDQIPEIQTAAGSVSGTAQVIRESKNWNTTINGTTTSHFMVRDWQLSSGRYFSTAEEASAAKVVILGSAAAKELFALGDDPIGAQVRIMQVPLEVIGVLDRKGPSQDDVAFVPLTTAKLRFLGSASGINRDAIAYILVKVASDTQMAGAISEIEGLLRQRHRIPAGQADDFKVQDPAAAMEAQQGAIRTVALLLFAIASVSLLVGGISIMNVMIVSVTERTREIGIRRALGGRMRDIRLQFLCEALVLCLLGGAIGVVGGITLSMTVARLAGWITAIDMRSIGLAVGFSAMTGVIFGFYPAHMASKLSPIEALKVE from the coding sequence ATGACGGCATATCAGGCCCTTCAGACCGCCCTTCATGCGCTGCGCTTGAACCCGCTGCGCAGCATCCTGACCATCCTGGGCATCGTGATCGGCGTGGCCTCGATCGTCACCGTCTTCGCCATCGGCAAGGGCGCACAACTTCGCGTCGAGGAACAGATCCGTTCGATCGGCTCCAACGTGCTGATGATCATGCCGGGCGCGGTCCAGCAGGGTGCCGTTCGCATGAAGGCCGGCACCAAGCTGACGATGACCGAGGGCGACGTGCAGGCGATCCTCGATCAGATTCCGGAGATCCAGACCGCGGCAGGTTCGGTCTCGGGCACAGCGCAAGTCATCCGGGAAAGCAAGAACTGGAACACCACGATCAACGGCACGACCACATCGCACTTCATGGTGCGCGACTGGCAATTGTCGTCCGGTCGATACTTCTCCACGGCCGAGGAAGCGAGCGCCGCGAAGGTTGTCATTCTCGGCAGTGCCGCCGCCAAAGAGTTGTTCGCGCTGGGCGACGATCCGATCGGCGCGCAAGTCCGGATCATGCAGGTCCCGCTCGAAGTCATCGGCGTGCTCGATCGCAAGGGGCCCTCGCAGGACGATGTCGCCTTCGTCCCACTGACCACGGCCAAGCTGCGCTTTCTCGGCAGCGCAAGCGGTATCAACCGGGACGCCATCGCCTATATCCTCGTCAAGGTCGCCTCCGATACTCAGATGGCGGGCGCGATCAGCGAGATCGAAGGCCTGCTGCGGCAACGACACAGGATTCCCGCCGGCCAGGCCGACGATTTCAAGGTGCAGGATCCCGCGGCCGCCATGGAGGCGCAACAGGGCGCCATCCGCACCGTGGCGCTGCTGCTGTTCGCGATCGCCTCGGTCTCGCTCCTCGTCGGCGGCATCAGCATCATGAACGTGATGATCGTTTCCGTCACTGAACGTACCCGAGAGATCGGAATTCGCCGCGCCCTCGGTGGCCGGATGCGCGATATTCGTTTGCAATTTCTTTGTGAAGCTCTCGTCCTTTGTCTTCTTGGTGGCGCCATCGGTGTCGTCGGCGGCATCACGCTGTCGATGACGGTGGCGCGATTGGCCGGCTGGATCACTGCGATCGACATGCGGTCGATTGGCCTTGCCGTTGGATTTTCAGCCATGACCGGTGTGATCTTCGGGTTCTATCCCGCCCACATGGCTTCCAAGCTCAGTCCGATCGAAGCGCTCAAGGTGGAGTGA
- a CDS encoding curlin, whose amino-acid sequence MRINYLVATAVMFGALTSVAAKADNTASVLQFGTANSSSTTQTGPVNNTATTLQFGANNQATSVQLGSLSSVNSATIGQGGTMPTATNNAAVGQVGGANTSLIGQIGLNNTAAVGQLGILNGSTILQAAP is encoded by the coding sequence ATGCGGATCAATTATCTAGTCGCGACCGCCGTCATGTTCGGTGCGTTGACCTCTGTCGCTGCGAAAGCCGACAACACCGCCAGCGTGTTGCAGTTCGGTACGGCGAATTCTTCGTCTACAACGCAGACCGGCCCGGTGAACAACACCGCGACGACGCTGCAATTCGGTGCGAACAACCAGGCGACGAGCGTGCAGTTGGGATCACTATCGTCGGTCAATTCGGCGACGATCGGACAGGGCGGCACGATGCCTACCGCGACCAACAATGCTGCGGTCGGTCAGGTCGGCGGTGCCAACACGAGCCTGATCGGTCAGATTGGCTTGAACAACACTGCCGCCGTCGGCCAACTCGGGATCCTGAACGGCTCCACGATTCTGCAGGCAGCTCCGTGA
- a CDS encoding efflux RND transporter periplasmic adaptor subunit, which produces MRFVPILIALGGVSAFSAGFAIDPAGMRSSATWIANRAGHAYRATTQTILPAVQEAPTIGSDPPMFRYASIQRGSIEQTITVTGALQPVKTIEVGSQLSGQISKVHVDFNDNVRKDQPLAQIDPRSFAAKVDEAKAAVEMARANVELEQAKLDRGKIDLENAKGTRAVLAAKLDSAQAVKASAQRTLQRKLALQSQNVVATTTVEDAQTDFTARLAQEREAEVLVTLNAYAVEGATADVRRIEAELQQARTAVPEKEAILRAAEADLDRTIIRSPIDGVVVGRFINEGQTLAVGLEARTAFLVAHRLEDMEIHAQVDEADIGRIAAGQRAHFTVDSYPDRRFEAVVRQVRKAPKTQQNVVTYTVVLSTSNLDGALLPGMTALVKIVIDRQDDVLKVPVAALRFQPSGTQPSTTQSRDGVWLRTSTGSLKRIAVTVGTDGAEQVALKSGDLTEGSQVAVGQAIRPAGMELLGIRFGS; this is translated from the coding sequence ATGCGTTTTGTGCCGATCCTCATTGCGCTGGGTGGCGTTTCCGCATTTTCGGCGGGTTTTGCCATTGATCCCGCCGGTATGCGCTCTTCGGCCACGTGGATCGCGAACCGAGCCGGACACGCTTATCGCGCAACCACGCAGACCATCCTGCCCGCCGTGCAGGAAGCTCCGACCATCGGCTCCGACCCGCCGATGTTCCGCTATGCCTCGATCCAGCGCGGCAGCATCGAACAGACGATCACGGTCACCGGCGCGCTTCAGCCCGTGAAGACGATCGAAGTGGGATCGCAACTGTCGGGGCAGATCTCGAAGGTCCACGTCGACTTCAACGACAATGTGCGGAAGGACCAGCCGCTGGCACAGATCGACCCGCGGAGCTTTGCGGCCAAGGTCGACGAAGCCAAGGCGGCGGTCGAGATGGCGCGCGCCAATGTCGAGCTGGAGCAAGCCAAGCTCGACCGCGGCAAGATCGACCTTGAGAATGCGAAGGGCACAAGGGCGGTGCTGGCGGCCAAACTGGACAGCGCCCAGGCGGTCAAGGCTTCGGCGCAGCGGACGCTCCAGCGCAAACTGGCGTTACAGTCGCAGAACGTGGTAGCGACCACGACGGTCGAGGACGCGCAGACCGATTTCACCGCGCGCCTCGCACAGGAGCGCGAGGCGGAGGTTCTCGTGACCCTGAACGCCTACGCCGTCGAAGGTGCCACCGCCGACGTGCGCCGGATCGAGGCCGAGCTCCAGCAGGCGAGGACAGCCGTGCCGGAGAAGGAGGCCATTCTCCGCGCCGCCGAGGCCGATCTCGACCGCACCATCATCCGCTCTCCGATTGACGGTGTGGTCGTCGGCCGGTTCATCAACGAGGGACAGACGCTCGCGGTCGGTCTTGAGGCGCGAACTGCCTTCCTGGTGGCGCACCGGCTCGAGGACATGGAGATCCACGCCCAGGTCGACGAGGCAGATATCGGACGCATCGCCGCCGGCCAGCGCGCGCACTTCACGGTCGATTCCTATCCGGACCGCCGCTTCGAGGCAGTCGTGCGGCAGGTCCGCAAGGCGCCCAAGACGCAGCAAAATGTGGTCACCTATACCGTCGTGCTGTCGACCTCCAATCTCGACGGCGCGCTGCTTCCCGGCATGACCGCGCTCGTCAAGATCGTGATCGACCGCCAGGACGACGTTCTGAAGGTGCCGGTCGCGGCGCTCCGCTTCCAGCCGAGCGGCACGCAGCCGTCCACAACCCAAAGCCGGGACGGCGTATGGCTGCGCACGTCTACGGGCTCACTCAAGCGCATCGCTGTCACGGTCGGCACCGACGGCGCCGAACAGGTCGCGCTCAAAAGCGGCGACCTGACCGAAGGCAGCCAGGTGGCGGTCGGTCAGGCGATCCGGCCCGCGGGCATGGAACTGCTTGGAATAAGGTTCGGGTCATGA
- a CDS encoding ABC transporter ATP-binding protein, whose amino-acid sequence MTALPALVSLRSVCRTYRTDGVAVTAVRDVSFDIRRGESLAIMGPSGSGKSTLMNMIGLLDRPSEGEILLEGGDVADLPDDRRSELRAHSIGFVFQSYNLLARHNALENVALPLVYGGIRHKQRMLRAEQCLEAVGMLHRARHFPRQLSGGEQQRIAIARALVASPAILLADEPTGALDSRTGAEILALFDALHDGGQTIVMITHDSSVAARCERTIRLHDGEVVADEIRDPMPKKVWAS is encoded by the coding sequence ATGACAGCCCTCCCCGCACTCGTCAGCCTCAGATCGGTCTGTCGCACCTACCGGACCGACGGTGTCGCGGTGACCGCGGTGCGCGACGTCAGCTTCGACATCCGGCGCGGCGAAAGCCTTGCCATCATGGGCCCTTCGGGGTCAGGGAAATCGACCCTGATGAACATGATCGGACTACTCGATCGTCCGAGCGAGGGCGAGATCCTCCTGGAAGGCGGCGACGTCGCCGACCTGCCTGATGACCGCAGGTCCGAATTGCGCGCGCACAGCATCGGCTTCGTGTTCCAATCCTACAATCTGCTCGCGCGCCACAATGCGCTCGAGAACGTGGCGCTGCCGCTCGTTTATGGCGGCATCCGCCACAAGCAGCGGATGCTGCGTGCCGAACAGTGCCTTGAGGCGGTCGGCATGCTGCACCGGGCGCGGCATTTTCCGCGACAGCTCTCCGGCGGCGAGCAGCAGCGTATCGCGATCGCGCGGGCCCTCGTCGCATCGCCTGCGATCTTGCTCGCGGACGAGCCGACCGGCGCGCTGGACAGCCGGACCGGCGCCGAGATTCTGGCCCTGTTCGACGCTCTCCACGACGGCGGCCAGACCATCGTGATGATCACGCACGATTCCAGCGTGGCCGCGCGCTGCGAACGAACCATCCGCCTGCATGACGGCGAGGTCGTCGCGGATGAGATACGTGATCCAATGCCGAAAAAGGTCTGGGCATCATGA
- a CDS encoding curlin has product MNKHLLIAAMAVLISCCAANGPAKAQSADIKTIVSVNGPPVVLNQSSSTNMAGIFMIGGTTSATVTQTGTNNATGVLQFGGTNGAAVGQTGALNVTSVGQLGQLSNSSAVAQAGGINLSSITQIGH; this is encoded by the coding sequence ATGAACAAGCATCTTCTGATCGCTGCGATGGCAGTCCTCATCTCTTGTTGCGCAGCGAACGGCCCGGCGAAGGCGCAAAGCGCCGACATCAAGACGATCGTCTCGGTCAACGGGCCGCCAGTCGTCTTGAACCAAAGCAGCTCGACCAACATGGCCGGCATTTTCATGATCGGTGGCACGACCAGCGCGACCGTCACCCAGACCGGAACCAACAACGCCACCGGCGTGCTGCAGTTCGGCGGGACCAACGGCGCGGCGGTCGGTCAAACCGGAGCGTTGAACGTCACCTCAGTTGGGCAATTGGGTCAATTGAGCAATAGCAGCGCGGTGGCCCAGGCCGGCGGCATCAACCTTTCGAGCATCACTCAGATTGGACATTGA
- a CDS encoding curlin, protein MKWSAQASIFAALLASAIGGSSAASAGSIKTSLSTSAIDIETVLASGNDPGAVQVKESSQFNFARVIELGGTSPFDATIIQTGTQNYASVYQTGSTTSAAIGQFGASNTAEATQLGNATGALLVQVGEMNKGTVSQFGRFNWAGIFQFGR, encoded by the coding sequence ATGAAATGGAGTGCTCAAGCCTCGATTTTCGCCGCACTCTTGGCCTCCGCGATCGGCGGGAGCTCGGCGGCATCAGCGGGCTCGATCAAGACCAGCCTATCGACGAGCGCGATCGATATCGAGACTGTGCTTGCCTCCGGCAATGATCCGGGCGCGGTGCAGGTCAAGGAAAGCAGTCAATTCAATTTCGCGAGGGTCATCGAGCTCGGTGGCACGAGTCCGTTCGATGCCACGATCATCCAGACCGGAACACAAAACTATGCCAGCGTCTACCAGACTGGCAGCACGACCAGCGCCGCAATCGGTCAGTTTGGCGCGAGCAATACCGCCGAGGCCACGCAGCTCGGCAATGCCACCGGCGCGCTTCTCGTCCAGGTTGGTGAGATGAACAAGGGAACGGTCAGTCAGTTCGGCCGCTTCAACTGGGCAGGCATCTTCCAGTTCGGGCGGTGA
- a CDS encoding curlin subunit CsgB — translation MRKLILASVALIALTAGARADNTATTFQIGLANGSSVNQQGHVNDSSTTTQVGFVNGALTLQGTTTPSLNNTSTVTQVGAANAAATGQVATGNNTSSIGQFSIGGAPNNFAAVGQIGGGVNLSGIVQH, via the coding sequence ATGCGTAAGTTGATTCTCGCTTCCGTCGCACTGATCGCACTCACCGCCGGCGCCCGCGCCGACAATACCGCGACCACCTTCCAGATCGGCCTCGCAAATGGTTCCTCCGTGAACCAGCAGGGTCACGTGAACGACAGCTCGACCACGACTCAGGTCGGCTTCGTTAATGGTGCGCTCACGCTGCAAGGCACGACCACGCCTTCGCTCAACAACACCAGCACGGTGACTCAGGTCGGCGCCGCGAACGCGGCCGCTACCGGCCAGGTTGCGACCGGCAACAACACCAGCTCGATCGGCCAGTTCTCGATCGGCGGCGCGCCGAACAACTTCGCTGCCGTTGGGCAGATCGGCGGCGGCGTCAACCTGAGCGGCATTGTGCAGCACTAA